In a genomic window of Brettanomyces nanus chromosome 1, complete sequence:
- a CDS encoding uncharacterized protein (EggNog:ENOG41) has translation MTVQVHRMILIPSKVGDLVVKGLIFDMDGTLTKPQSYMFKEMREALDIVDKPIDILTQLESLPRIQREIAAKRIQDIEHRAMLKMQPQKGVEDLFKFLHEETDLKFTICTRNLITPVNYLLDHFLDGIKLHEPIITRSFDPPKPSPKPLLHISESWGIKPENLIMIGDSRDDMFAGLRAGCSLVLMRHKDNGHLVEEIPEIDYIVDDFHQLIDILQNGFEVKPKVARKMTGFSGY, from the coding sequence ATGACGGTGCAGGTTCACCGGATGATACTAATACCATCCAAGGTGGGGGATTTGGTTGTTAAGGGCCTTATTTTCGATATGGACGGTACCCTGACCAAGCCACAATCGTACATGTTTAAAGAGATGCGAGAGGCCTTGGATATAGTGGATAAGCCAATTGATATATTGACGCAATTGGAGAGTTTACCCCGAATTCAGCGCGAGATCGCTGCCAAGAGAATCCAAGATATCGAGCACAGAGCCATGCTCAAGATGCAGCCTCAAAAGGGTGTCGAGGACTTAttcaagtttcttcatGAGGAGACCGATCTGAAATTCACCATATGTACCAGGAATCTCATTACTCCTGTCAACTACTTGTTAGATCATTTCCTTGATGGTATCAAGTTGCATGAGCCAATTATAACGAGATCTTTTGACCCGCCGAAACCTTCTCCAAAACCACTTTTACATATATCTGAGAGCTGGGGCATTAAGCCCGAAAATCTTATTATGATTGGAGACTCTAGAGATGATATGTTTGCAGGATTACGGGCAGGATGCTCCCTTGTTCTCATGAGACATAAGGATAACGGTCATCTCGTCGAAGAGATTCCAGAAATTGATTACATAGTTGATGACTTCCATCAATTGATAGATATTTTACAGAACGGGTTCGAAGTTAAACCCAAAGTGGCCAGGAAGATGACCGGCTTTTCGGGATATTAG
- the UBC7 gene encoding Ubiquitin-conjugating enzyme E2 7: protein MARPSTAQKRLLKEFKELLNEPTEGIIAGPVCEDNLFIWNCLLVGPSGTPYEYGIFRATMKFPKDYPLSPPKMKFDTPILHPNIYKDGTVCISILHPPGDDPMMYESADERWGPLQSIEKILLSVCSMLAEPNPNSPANVDAAKLWRDNRDTFNEIVRGQVVKTLVNC from the coding sequence ATGGCTCGTCCATCGACTGCACAAAAGAGACTTCTTAAAGAATTCAAGGAGCTTTTAAACGAACCCACAGAGGGAATTATAGCGGGTCCCGTTTGTGAAGACAATCTATTCATATGGAATTGCCTCTTAGTGGGACCATCTGGAACCCCCTACGAGTATGGAATATTTAGAGCTACCATGAAATTTCCAAAAGATTATCCTTTATCTCCACCGAAGATGAAATTCGACACCCCAATCTTACATCCCAATATCTATAAAGACGGTACAGTCTGTATATCAATCCTCCATCCTCCAGGAGATGATCCCATGATGTATGAATCTGCAGACGAGCGTTGGGGACCTCTACAGAGTATAGAGAAGATCTTACTTAGTGTATGCTCGATGCTGGCTGAACCAAATCCCAACTCGCCTGCCAACGTTGATGCCGCAAAGCTTTGGAGAGATAACAGAGACACATTTAATGAGATAGTTAGAGGCCAAGTGGTCAAAACCTTAGTTAACTGCTGA
- a CDS encoding uncharacterized protein (EggNog:ENOG41): MPSSRPNPASSDQKDTATKPFTNANASYQSDKIITGLSHVIIKSTLTGALYGALVSIPTELLLRWRSPSYRSFGTRIRVFYHTIILTYSAAFMTESNVMKFEEKVRAEEARKREELIEWSVQNGLYTGEEEGYSPKRT, from the coding sequence ATGCCTTCATCTCGACCAAATCCCGCCTCTTCAGATCAAAAAGATACGGCCACCAAACCATTCACTAATGCCAATGCCAGTTACCAATCCGATAAAATAATTACTGGATTGTCCCACGTGATCATTAAATCCACACTAACAGGTGCCTTGTACGGAGCGCTGGTTTCTATTCCTACAGAGCTTTTACTAAGATGGAGGTCCCCTTCCTATAGATCCTTTGGGACCAGAATCAGAGTCTTCTATCACACCATAATCCTTACTTATTCTGCCGCTTTTATGACTGAGAGTAACGTGATGAAGTTTGAGGAAAAAGTtagagcagaagaagccagaaagagagagGAACTCATCGAATGGAGTGTTCAGAATGGCCTTTACACgggagaagaagagggtTACTCTCCAAAAAGGACTTAA
- a CDS encoding uncharacterized protein (EggNog:ENOG41), with amino-acid sequence MCAYDGPPNWNMDGSRRFDSPNSDLPLPQKSPKSFSDIKELSRTPMAFLNMDPGDSQAPSEASVLAIPSTAISSMPIHMPPPRYNTISTPSLNVRMDGLPPLYAPTDVAVTIQTLKRRVDVLEANLHDDAQNAQDVISLAVAEDGRNAISFGVKKNRMLALGSFKGPVVWKRDPFMQTLFTSFRSIKNRLETKILAGGKKLQDKDNGPRYLVGLKNMERQVKLRKKMNKMKVSRPEDYGSLRTKMESMFPPENIFKWHLERFFHYIYPFYPIFDEYTVKSYADRIVKYQHPDHKVVLDIEDKSDIVRAATLLLILRLSYISLYLETETENPFVSRKEHLDILLHPIEANAIVLVRMTLEKVNFLRKTSLEDFQLLLLMRMYQIIAPEDGDGGDYTDGTVFVGLLTSTAMCIGLNRKVDLPLNTETFARSNDSFQDLWAKLWKVCLGCDLELSVVYGKKPYLEGSDSDNPSPTVVIRNSNLPNFNIDRFSIGSLAKFGQIYAPLYDLVRMLHRVSNFPTVLEVQEKVASTIFLCERLYPIRNLFANAPQYMRYDDVSLEIVNTVKARLVVDPFLLNVNYYLLVHFEKRNALNNFLSAFDSAVDLSLDCMRLAIRSFNSLFNVMSVHALMLTPYILQAVGKVSQFFLYFAVHLLVVKARLEKRLAGDSERKAEEAAKDQIEKLIGRVAKVMKLIIKCTSISLDHYYSSFRGYGAYACMIGWIENGGKPILNFDDERWEMYPNLLEKFNCEHFRKLNEKLESFLEEDYCKVLSVRNKRWTSDGDAKGVVSLEKESMKMKTDGKGVTIGDYVDDKSNGDPGEQITTDVTNIQEEFPVSSNGTSDIVDPDFLLTNPSFGDTDLEEWLENPEFMDSLDMLADFGLSSF; translated from the coding sequence ATGTGCGCATATGATGGACCACCCAATTGGAACATGGATGGGAGTAGACGCTTTGATTCGCCCAACAGCGATCTACCGCTTCCTCAAAAAAGCCCGAAATCGTTCTCTGATATCAAGGAATTGTCCAGGACTCCCATGGCATTTTTGAATATGGATCCTGGTGACAGCCAAGCTCCGTCTGAAGCCTCTGTATTGGCGATTCCTTCGACGGCTATATCCTCGATGCCTATTCATATGCCTCCTCCTCGTTATAACACCATATCTACACCTTCTCTTAATGTGCGAATGGATGGTTTACCACCCCTTTATGCGCCAACAGATGTGGCTGTGACAATTCAGACTCTCAAACGCAGAGTTGATGTTCTGGAAGCGAATCTTCACGATGATGCACAAAATGCCCAAGATGTTATAAGTCTCGCAGTGGCTGAAGATGGACGAAATGCCATCAGTTTTGGTGTCAAGAAAAATAGAATGCTGGCCCTTggctctttcaaaggaCCTGTCGTCTGGAAAAGAGACCCGTTCATGCAGACGTTATTTACAAGCTTCCGCTCCATCAAGAATAGGTTGGAGACCAAGATTCTGGCCGGAGGTAAGAAGTTGCAGGATAAAGATAATGGACCTAGATATCTTGTGGGTCTTAAGAACATGGAGAGGCAGGTGAAATTACggaaaaagatgaataaGATGAAGGTATCTCGGCCAGAAGATTATGGTTCTCTTCGTACTAAAATGGAATCGATGTTTCCGCCGgagaatatcttcaaatggCATCTTGAACGGTTCTTCCATTATATTTATCCGTTTTATCCGATTTTTGACGAGTATACAGTGAAGAGCTATGCTGATAGGATTGTGAAATACCAACATCCAGATCACAAAGTGGTTCTTGACATCGAAGACAAATCTGATATCGTTAGAGCTGCCACTCTATTATTAATACTCAGGTTATCCTACATTTCGCTCTACCTAGAGACAGAAACTGAGAACCCTTTTGTCTCCAGGAAAGAGCATCTGGatattctccttcatcctATTGAAGCCAATGCTATTGTTTTGGTCCGAATGACTCTTGAAAAGGTTAACTTCTTAAGGAAAACCTCCTTGGAAGATTTTCAATTGCTCCTTCTTATGAGAATGTATCAAATTATTGCTCCCGAGGATGGTGACGGTGGAGATTATACCGATGGAACGGTATTCGTGGGCTTGTTGACATCCACTGCCATGTGCATAGGTTTAAATAGAAAAGTGGACCTGCCTTTGAATACAGAAACGTTTGCGCGTAGTAatgattctttccaagACCTCTGGGCTAAACTATGGAAAGTGTGTTTGGGATGTGATTTAGAACTATCTGTTGTCTACGGAAAAAAGCCTTATCTTGAAGGTAGTGACAGTGATAATCCCTCACCTACGGTGGTTATTCGCAATTCCAACTTGCCGAACTTTAATATAGACCGATTCTCCATCGGCAGTCTTGCCAAATTCGGTCAGATTTACGCTCCTTTATATGATCTTGTCAGGATGTTGCATCGAGTCTCTAATTTCCCCACAGTATTGGAAGTCCAAGAAAAGGTGGCTTCCACTATATTCCTTTGTGAGAGATTGTATCCGATTCGGAACTTGTTTGCAAATGCTCCCCAGTATATGCGTTACGATGATGTGTCATTGGAAATTGTCAACACGGTGAAGGCCCGACTGGTAGTCgatccatttcttcttaatGTAAATTACTATTTGTTGGTtcattttgaaaagaggaatgctttgaataactttctttctgcttttgATAGTGCCGTCGATTTGTCATTGGATTGTATGAGATTGGCGATTCGTTCTTTCAACAGCTTGTTCAATGTGATGAGTGTTCATGCGTTGATGTTGACACCGTATATTCTTCAGGCTGTCGGTAAAGTGTcacaattttttctctattttgCAGTGCATCTTCTTGTAGTCAAGGCTCGTTTGGAAAAGCGTTTAGCAGGTGACTCTGAGAGGAAAGCTGAAGAGGCTGCAAAAGATCagattgagaagttgatcgGAAGAGTGGCTAAagtgatgaaattgatCATCAAATGTACGTCAATCTCATTGGATCATTATTATTCGTCGTTCCGAGGTTACGGTGCTTATGCTTGTATGATTGGATGGATCGAAAATGGAGGCAAGCCGATCTTaaactttgatgatgagcGGTGGGAAATGTATCCTAACTTGCTTGAGAAATTCAATTGTGAGCATTTTAGAAAGCTGAATGAGAAGCTGGAAagttttcttgaagaggatTATTGTAAGGTGTTATCAGTCAGAAATAAGAGATGGACTTCGGACGGTGATGCTAAAGGTGTGGTATCtttagagaaggagagtatgaagatgaaaacCGACGGTAAAGGGGTGACGATTGGCGATtatgttgatgataaaaGTAATGGTGATCCTGGGGAGCAGATTACTACTGATGTCACCAACATCCAAGAAGAATTCCCTGTCTCGTCCAATGGGACATCTGACATTGTAGACCCGGACTTCCTCCTTACGAATCCTTCATTTGGCGATACGGATTTGGAGGAATGGCTGGAAAACCCAGAATTCATGGACTCTTTAGATATGCTTGCCGATTTCGGGCTTTCATCGTTTTAG
- a CDS encoding uncharacterized protein (EggNog:ENOG41), with protein sequence MYLPPDLSRYSRQTPQQFMQMLNSTILPLQTTDPNCIFRLKEEEFEFDLLDATFKPDMALRVSRTPLLSTDPRTYASLSKFIEYNLRKYHSTLANANQNQLIRPLGLPPDLTGVQAESKTEVLPLGCSINPLSSDPFKNVHLTPGFLCAIVDYAVVEEWQSRVEKQRHAGSPAATSKSSHSASSKNAESSGLPGMLFGKSRQNSKTLPDRSLHSLKSPQTVISRNSSSFIDRVVTGDNFNKKFANNGKLLIGCNGRAINMIVLDNSPKHIEVDPPALKMNASSSVITCLDTFPHIGSDGERSLDVLVGFGSGDLLWLDPIIQKYTRWNKRGWLKEGPVMSVEWSKCGSFAMVGFADGDVLIFSRDLEDDESYGDTPKTLVYKDRYMRTYRTLMTEGDNRRKRNPIAHYKFSRKAIVDITTHPLYHNIVAMACDDGYLRIFDLLKERITDIQESYYGGFLSVSFTEDGKYLLAGGEDDLVSIYEFQGISKFTPASSGLIKLVARLEGSKSWVRDITVDRHRSKSGILYRIGTAGDDGVLRFYEFQPRNLPKVKKIARKTAISTSSAVRALPLKVSVSNSMPAKATAMRRALTSKHGKNTESISSLTSSNTNRRLSLLEMISHGSATSLQQLQQQQETNLEDKCVKANYIFSDHKLPCLKTDSGTLGSHFHISVGLKECPIIFPICEKDVKLGRLSGLYFEKDYVWAFVATGDSVRWKRP encoded by the coding sequence ATGTATCTTCCACCAGATCTCTCGAGATACTCGAGGCAAACGCCTCAACAGTTTATGCAGATGTTGAATAGTACCATTTTACCATTGCAGACGACTGATCCCAATTGTATATTCAGGCTAAAGGAGGAGGAATTCGAGTTCGACCTATTGGACGCAACTTTTAAACCTGATATGGCCCTCAGGGTTTCCCGAACCCCATTATTGAGCACAGACCCTCGTACCTATGCTTCTTTGTCGAAATTTATTGAGTATAACCTTAGAAAGTACCACTCCACTCTTGCTAATGCCAATCAGAATCAACTCATCCGGCCGTTGGGCCTTCCCCCGGATTTGACCGGTGTTCAGGCAGAAAGTAAGACAGAGGTGCTGCCGTTAGGATGCAGCATAAATCCGCTTAGTTCCGATCCATTCAAGAATGTTCATTTGACGCCGGGATTTCTGTGTGCCATAGTGGATTATGCTGTGGTGGAGGAATGGCAATCACGTGTCGAAAAGCAGAGACATGCTGGGAGTCCTGCCGCTACCTCCAAGTCCAGTCATTCTGCAAGCAGTAAAAATGCCGAATCTTCGGGGCTTCCGGGAATGctctttggaaagagtcGTCAGAACTCCAAGACCCTTCCTGACCGTAGCCTCCATTCGTTGAAATCTCCTCAGACTGTAATTTCTCGAAACAGCTCCAGCTTCATCGATAGAGTGGTGACTGGCGACAATTTTAACAAGAAGTTTGCCAATAATGGTAAGCTTTTGATTGGTTGTAATGGTCGGGCCATTAACATGATTGTACTAGACAACAGTCCCAAACATATAGAGGTGGATCCTCCTGccttgaagatgaatgcTAGTTCCAGTGTGATCACTTGCCTTGATACTTTTCCTCACATTGGTAGTGATGGAGAGAGAAGCTTGGACGTTTTGGTGGGTTTTGGATCGGGTGACTTACTATGGCTAGATCCGATCATACAGAAATATACGCGGTGGAACAAGAGAGGATGGCTTAAGGAAGGTCCTGTTATGTCTGTTGAGTGGTCTAAATGTGGATCATTTGCGATGGTTGGATTTGCCGATGGTGATGttctcatcttcagtcgagatctggaagatgatgaaagttATGGAGACACTCCGAAGACGCTAGTTTATAAGGACAGATATATGAGGACATATCGAACTTTGATGACAGAGGGAGACAACAGGAGAAAGCGGAATCCTATAGCACACTACAAGTTTTCTAGGAAGGCTATAGTGGACATAACAACGCATCCTTTATACCATAACATAGTGGCTATGGCATGCGATGATGGATACTTACGAATATTtgatttgttgaaggagCGAATTACTGATATACAGGAGTCTTATTATGGAGGATTTCTCTCGGTCTCTTTTACCGAGGACGGTAAGTATCTTCTTGCTGGTGGAGAGGATGATCTTGTTTCAATTTATGAATTTCAAGGGATAAGTAAGTTTACTCCTGCAAGCAGTGGATTAATAAAGCTGGTTGCTCGTCTAGAGGGATCTAAATCGTGGGTTAGAGATATCACTGTCGATAGGCACAGGTCTAAGAGTGGTATATTGTACCGGATAGGTACTGCCGGCGATGATGGAGTTCTCCGATTCTATGAATTTCAACCTAGAAATCTTCCcaaggtgaagaaaattgcCAGAAAGACTGCGATTTCTACCTCATCTGCAGTAAGGGCGCTACCCCTGAAAGTATCCGTATCAAATTCGATGCCAGCCAAGGCTACGGCTATGCGTCGTGCATTGACCTCAAAGCACGGCAAGAATACAGAATCTATCTCATCACTGACGTCTTCCAATACGAATCGTAGACTTTCCTTACTTGAGATGATCAGCCATGGATCGGCAACTTCGTTACAACAGCTacaacagcaacaggaaacaaatcttgaagataaaTGTGTCAAGGCGAATTATATATTCTCGGATCATAAGTTGCCATGCTTGAAAACTGATAGTGGTACTTTAGGTTCGCATTTCCATATATCAGTTGGACTGAAGGAATGTCCAATCATATTTCCAATTTGCGAGAAGGATGTCAAGTTGGGAAGATTGAGTGGCTTAtattttgagaaagattATGTTTGGGCGTTTGT
- a CDS encoding uncharacterized protein (BUSCO:EOG09343OVI) codes for MSKEIDETTARTKHAVQKIIDAKLNGEKIGSSISGSHSNDPIYIRYTPSTNLLNQGSSKKQRIIKIVDKQEDPTLPPSFKIRKTPQGPSDEAPVPILHEETTAKLTKKEQKIWTIPPAISNWKNTKGFTISIDKRLASTVEDSERYEISDKFSTLSEALDKANKEAKEELEMRARLNQKLEKQKLLENQKKLSRIAQEARGIPGSRSSRRSKWEVEDEKEQGNREKDSAALRREWIRKERRRKAEKELHTGSLSTENKVKMLAKEQGREVSERVAIGVSQNKGKRSAENNTEEMYDSRLYLKAAGTNTRHSEDQVYDSALFGNTSAINDIYRAREPDRYKGLGSGSGSDANKEKRKLDKERRFDELSSKEPTGPVVFEKDTADKNISLEAHGLKTKKREWEE; via the coding sequence ATGAGCAAAGAAATTGACGAAACGACGGCTAGAACTAAACATGCAGTTCAGAAAATAATTGATGCTAAATTGAACGGAGAAAAAATTGGTTCTTCTATCAGTGGATCTCATAGCAACGACCCCATATACATTAGATACACGCCAAGTACAAATCTATTGAATCAAGGGTCCTccaagaaacaaagaatcatcaaaatcGTTGACAAACAAGAAGATCCGACTTTACCACCCAGTTTCAAAATTAGGAAAACGCCCCAAGGCCCTTCAGACGAAGCACCAGTGCCAATACTACATGAGGAGACAACGGCGAAACTTACTAAGAAGGAACAGAAGATATGGACAATACCACCTGCTATATCCAACTGGAAAAACACCAAGGGATTTACAATTTCAATAGACAAAAGGCTAGCCAGTACAGTTGAAGATAGTGAACGATATGAGATAAGCGATAAGTTTAGTACACTAAGTGAAGCCTTAGATAAAGCGAACAAGGAAGCCAAAGAGGAACTTGAAATGAGAGCTAGACTCAATCAAAAGTTAGAGAAGCAAAAATTACTCGAAaaccagaagaagttgagtCGGATTGCTCAAGAAGCTCGAGGTATACCGGGATCAAGATCTAGTAGAAGAAGTAAATGGGAGGTGGAGGACGAAAAAGAACAGGGTAATAGGGAAAAAGATAGCGCCGCTTTGAGAAGAGAGTGgattagaaaagaaagaaggcGTAAGGCTGAAAAGGAGCTACATACAGGTTCTTTAAGTACCGAGAACAAAGTTAAAATGCTTGCGAAGGAGCAAGGCAGAGAAGTGTCTGAGAGAGTTGCCATTGGAGTGTCACAGAATAAAGGTAAAAGAAGCGCCGAGAACAATACCGAGGAAATGTACGATTCTCGTCTCTATTTGAAGGCTGCGGGTACCAACACTCGCCACAGTGAAGACCAAGTCTATGATTCAGCACTTTTTGGCAATACCTCAGCTATCAACGATATATACAGAGCTCGAGAACCGGATAGATATAAGGGACTTGGTAGCGGTAGCGGTAGTGATGcaaataaggagaagagaaaactCGATAAGGAAAGACGATTCGACGAATTGTCCTCCAAGGAGCCGACCGGACCTGTggtttttgaaaaagataCGGCGGACAAAAATATTTCATTGGAAGCCCACGGtttgaagacgaagaaacGAGAATGGGAAGAGTaa